One region of Miscanthus floridulus cultivar M001 chromosome 19, ASM1932011v1, whole genome shotgun sequence genomic DNA includes:
- the LOC136528310 gene encoding small ribosomal subunit protein uS10-like: MAADMAYAPPMKSGKAGFEAGLMDPQHRIRITLSSRSVKNLEKVCGDLVKGAKGKDLKIKGPVRMPTKVLHITTRKSPCGEGTNTWDRFEMRIHKRVIDLISTPDVVKQITSITIEPGVEVEVTISDA; this comes from the exons ATGGCGGCGGATATGGCGTACGCGCCGCCGATGAAGTCGGGCAAGGCCGGGTTCGAGGCGGGCCTGATGGATCCGCAGCACAGGATCCGCATCACGCTCTCCTCCAGGAGCGTCAAGAACCTCGAGAAAG TCTGCGGCGATCTGGTGAAGGGCGCCAAGGGCAAGGACCTGAAGATCAAGGGCCCCGTGCGGATGCCTACCAAGGTGCTCCACATCACCACCAGGAAGTCTCCCTGTGGCGAAG GTACCAACACCTGGGATCGCTTTGAGATGAGGATTCACAAGAGGGTGATTGATCTCATCAGTACACCAGACGTGGTCAAGCAGAtcacctcgatcaccattgaaccaggtgtggaggtggaggtgactaTCAGCGACGCGTAA